A stretch of Exiguobacterium sp. BMC-KP DNA encodes these proteins:
- a CDS encoding response regulator transcription factor, with amino-acid sequence MHTILLVEDDMKIATLLKELLERYDFRVVVEDGRGDVVATYEEANPDVILLDVNLPKFDGFYWCRQLRMKTRAPILFISARVGEMDQVMALEYGADDYIVKPFQGAVVIAKIKSQIRRAYGTLSNETDERTVTKEGVTLYLDRYIVEYGEQSIELSKKEGLILEMLLTASPRIVSRGDLLERIWDDEAFVDENTLNVNITRVRKRLAEIGVGGLETVRGVGYKLVLEQ; translated from the coding sequence GCTACATTATTGAAGGAACTGCTTGAACGTTACGATTTTAGAGTAGTCGTTGAAGATGGACGAGGGGACGTCGTGGCGACGTATGAGGAGGCGAATCCAGACGTCATTCTACTAGACGTCAACTTACCGAAGTTTGACGGCTTCTATTGGTGCCGACAATTGCGGATGAAGACACGAGCACCCATTCTGTTCATCTCGGCACGGGTCGGGGAAATGGATCAAGTTATGGCGCTCGAATATGGTGCCGATGACTATATTGTCAAACCGTTCCAAGGTGCAGTCGTCATTGCGAAAATTAAAAGTCAGATTCGCCGGGCATATGGTACCTTATCGAATGAAACGGATGAACGGACGGTGACGAAAGAGGGTGTCACGCTGTACTTAGACCGTTATATCGTCGAGTATGGAGAACAATCGATCGAACTGTCGAAAAAAGAAGGATTGATTCTTGAGATGTTGTTGACGGCAAGTCCACGGATCGTCAGTCGGGGAGATTTACTCGAACGAATTTGGGATGACGAGGCATTCGTCGATGAGAATACATTGAACGTCAATATCACGCGCGTCCGCAAACGACTCGCTGAGATTGGTGTCGGGGGTCTCGAGACCGTTCGGGGTGTCGGCTACAAACTGGTTCTTGAGCAATGA
- a CDS encoding sensor histidine kinase has translation MKLFLRHAIPGIIFFTGQMLILYAVLWLYDLYRPAAFFYIVLLNSIGLLIYLSYRFFSMLPLLRRMQQPVQSVAEPIRSDSEEPISVAVEQFLERQQTLFRNSLFAERRKEKERHRYVDQWIHQMKTPLSVIELILEHPGENYQADLRQEVDRLRSGLDQMLYSSRLEAIETDLKAEQLSLKPLITSIINQEKRLFVKNQVFPKLDIAEDVYVYTDAKWFRFLVLQLVTNAIKYTTGHGREVVLTAEEIKGQVVLSIRDDGVGIPKRDVPRVFNAFFTGENGRRYGESTGMGLYFVQQVCLKLGHEIELESEEGVGTTCRIRLVGGRTHD, from the coding sequence ATGAAGCTCTTTTTACGGCACGCGATACCAGGCATCATCTTCTTTACCGGACAGATGCTGATTTTATATGCCGTCTTATGGCTCTATGATCTGTATCGTCCGGCAGCCTTCTTCTATATCGTGCTCTTGAACAGTATCGGTCTGTTGATTTATCTCAGTTATCGTTTCTTCAGCATGCTACCGCTGCTTCGACGAATGCAACAGCCTGTTCAGTCGGTTGCAGAACCGATTCGCAGTGATAGCGAAGAACCGATTTCCGTTGCCGTTGAACAATTTTTAGAGCGACAACAGACACTGTTCCGGAACAGTTTGTTCGCTGAGCGCCGCAAGGAAAAGGAGCGGCATCGGTATGTGGATCAATGGATTCATCAGATGAAGACGCCCTTATCCGTCATCGAGCTGATCCTCGAACATCCTGGGGAGAACTATCAAGCGGATTTACGGCAAGAGGTCGATCGGTTGCGCAGTGGACTCGATCAGATGCTCTATTCGTCGCGTTTAGAAGCAATCGAGACGGACTTGAAGGCAGAGCAATTGTCATTAAAGCCGCTCATCACGAGCATCATCAATCAGGAAAAGCGATTGTTCGTTAAAAATCAGGTCTTTCCGAAACTCGACATCGCAGAGGATGTGTATGTCTATACGGATGCAAAGTGGTTTCGTTTCCTCGTCTTACAACTCGTGACGAACGCGATTAAGTATACGACGGGACACGGACGAGAAGTCGTCCTGACAGCAGAAGAGATAAAAGGACAAGTCGTTCTTTCGATTCGGGATGACGGCGTCGGTATCCCTAAACGAGACGTACCACGCGTTTTCAATGCGTTCTTTACTGGTGAGAACGGACGACGTTACGGCGAATCGACCGGGATGGGATTGTATTTCGTACAGCAAGTCTGCTTGAAGCTTGGGCACGAGATTGAACTTGAAAGTGAGGAAGGTGTCGGCACGACATGCCGGATTCGATTAGTAGGAGGTCGCACACATGATTGA
- a CDS encoding ABC transporter ATP-binding protein: protein MIEVKQLGKVYPGKVTEQPLTDVNFRVEEGEMVAVMGPSGSGKSTLINLLATLDEPSWGSILIDGVDTATFKRKEMTRFRRETLGIIFQEFNLLDSLTLGENMLVPLMLSGKKAKLAREEMEELARRLQIDDLLDKQVDEVSGGQRQRTAIGRALIHTPRLMLADEPTGALDFQATKHVMDVLAELNATGMTMVIVTHDPQVASYCNHVLFLKDGSVQTELFRDEPRRVFFQRVIESLSLLGGDEHQLSAIRPT from the coding sequence ATGATTGAGGTCAAACAATTGGGGAAGGTGTATCCCGGAAAGGTGACGGAGCAACCGCTGACGGATGTGAATTTTCGAGTCGAAGAAGGCGAGATGGTCGCGGTCATGGGTCCATCCGGTAGTGGCAAATCGACACTAATCAACTTGCTTGCGACACTTGATGAGCCAAGCTGGGGATCGATTCTGATTGATGGTGTCGATACGGCGACATTCAAGCGAAAAGAGATGACGCGTTTTCGACGCGAGACGCTTGGGATCATCTTTCAGGAATTTAATTTACTCGACTCCTTGACGCTTGGTGAGAATATGCTTGTTCCATTGATGTTGTCTGGGAAGAAAGCAAAACTTGCACGCGAAGAGATGGAGGAATTGGCACGGCGCTTACAAATTGATGATCTGCTCGATAAGCAGGTCGATGAAGTCAGTGGCGGACAACGACAACGGACGGCGATCGGTCGCGCCTTGATTCATACACCTCGTCTGATGCTCGCAGATGAACCGACGGGAGCGCTTGATTTCCAAGCGACGAAACATGTCATGGATGTGTTAGCTGAGCTAAACGCGACGGGGATGACGATGGTGATCGTGACGCATGATCCGCAAGTCGCCTCGTATTGTAATCATGTCCTATTCTTAAAAGACGGTAGTGTGCAAACCGAGTTATTCCGCGATGAGCCACGTCGTGTCTTTTTCCAACGCGTCATTGAATCACTATCGCTGTTAGGAGGGGATGAGCATCAATTATCTGCAATACGCCCTACGTAA